A segment of the Candidatus Microthrix subdominans genome:
GTACGGCCTCGGCCGACTCGGGGTCGCAGCGGCCGAAGTACAGGCTGTCGGGCAGCAGCACGAGGTTTGCGGCAAACCGGTCACCGCCGACGTGTGAGGTCTCCCAGGCACTGTCGGCCCAGCGGCTCTCGCGCAGGTGACGGATCGTGGGCCGCCCAAAGGTGGCACAGCAGCTGTCGTGGCGGCCGTGGGTGCACACCAGCGTCAGCGGACGGTCCCACGACGTCCAGCCCTCCGGCTCGCCACTGCGGGCGACCCCGGGCAGATCGGCGGTGGCGGCTGCCACATCGGGAAGGCCGTCGACCACCCGATGCCAGGTTCGTCCCGCCCGCCCTCCGGGAACCGCCGGGTCGATATAGATCAGCTCGACGCCGCCGTCGCCGGCCCGGCCATTGGTGGAGCTGTCGCCGGCCGAGGCCCGGCGCAGGTTGCGGCGCACGTTCAGCGTCCGTATGCCGCGCTCCTTGTTTGTCGCCAGCCATGCCTTGTCGACGAAGTCGCCCAGGTCGGAGTCGAGCGCAGCGTTGTGTCCCCACGGGCCGCGCACCTCGACGAGTAGCCAGCGCCGAACGCCCGATGCGGTGGCGAAGATCGCCTCGGAACGTTCCATCGCCGCACGGGCGCAGCTAAAGGGGGCCATGTGCCACCACTCCTTCCCGGTACAGGGCGGTCAGTATCGCCCGCACCGACTCGGCATCCAGGCCATGGTCCGGCTCGGCGGTGAACTCCCCCTCGCGCCGCAGCACCCAGGCCAGCAGCGGCCCGGCCGCAGCGGGCAGGGTCATCGCCCGGTCCCCGAGCTGCAGCGCCACCGTCGACTCGGTGGGGGAGCGTTCCTCGTCCAACCACAACAGCGGTCCGGGGGTGACGTGCAGCGGTCGTTCCAGATCCCACGCGGTTCTTCGGGGTCGCAGACGGGTGCGCGGTTGGCGCCGCCACACTTCGAGCCGGTGGGCGCGCAGCAGGGAGCGCTCGTCGAGGTTCTCGGCCAGGGCGGCCATCGCCGCAGCCCAACCCCCTTCGTGCCCAGGATGAGTGGGCGCTGCGGTGGCGGACAGTGAGGAACCCCCGACGGTGTCCCTCAGCCTGTTGCCGATCAGCGCCTGCCAGGTGAGCGACATGATCCCGATCGTCAGGTGGGCGGATTCATCGTCGATCGTCGACGCAGCGTGTGGGTGGCCACGCGGGATCACCAACGCATCGCCGGGTTGCACCACCACGTCGATCACGGGCTCGCCCACCTCGTCCCAGCCAGGTTTGGCGATGCCCGGCCCACGCTTTTGGGGCAACAGCGACCGCACGAGTGGCGCCCAGATGCGCCATGCCTTGGTTCCGCTGAGCTGCACGACGATCACGTCGTGGTAGTCGAAGTGCAGGTCCAGGCCGCGGGCTGCTGCGGGGCTGAGGTAGGCGTTGAGCTGGACGGGCTGGTCGAGTTCGAGGGCCAGGTTGGTCGACAGGCGTGCCATCGCCGGGTCGCTGTGTTGCAGGCCCTGGAGCACCAGCGACGCCCCCTCGTCGTAGGCCTCGAGTACCCGGTTGGGTTCGATCAGATCGTCAAGGCGCTGATGGCCGACGCCGGCACTGCGGCACAGCTGGGTGCGGGGCAGGGTGGCGCCGTCGCGGACCATGCGAAACGCCGGTGCCCTGGCAGAGCGGGTCAACAGATCGTCCCACCAGCGCTCGGGGTCGGCGAGGTGCGCTTGGGCCACGCGGCCCGCGAGGTATCGAGGGATCGTGCCCAGCGGCTCGCCGGCGGCGACCCCTTGCTGATCGCTCAGGTCGGATAGGCGGGCCGCGTCGGGGTGAAACTCGCGCCGGCTGATCGGATAAGCGCCGGAACGTGCGGCGTCGACCGATGCGTTCCCGGTGGCGCCGACGGCCGCCGGGGCGGTGTCGACCCTGTTCTGGTCGCCGCTGGGAGCGGCGCGTTCGGTGGGCAGGCTCAGGCGTCCCCGCCGTCGGTGTCACCACCGTCGGTGTCGCCCGCACCGGCGTCGCCGTCCCCATCGCCATCGTCGCCGGCGTCCCCGTCGCCGTCACCGGGGTCGGTCCCGTCGCCGTCACCATCGGTGGAGGCAACGATCGTGTCGTCTTCGGGCCAGTCGGTACGGATCTCGTCAAAGGTGATGCTCATGGTTGGGACCATACCCCAGCGCGGCTCGCCGCAAGCGACAAATCTGACGCCTCCGAAACGCCGAAGCTGCGGGTTTCCTGAGGCCGGTGTCAGCTCCCAGGTGCCAGGAACCCGTCGCGGTCGCGGAGGTTGACCTGGTCGTGGCGGGCGGCGACCGCGTCGATCTGCTCCGGGGTCGGATCGGGATCGTTCACGTGCAGCTCGATCAGTTCCCGGAAGTACTCCTCCCGGGCCACCCCGGGAGTGAACAGGATCAGCATGCGAGCCGGTTCGTCCTCGCTGGCGTTGGCGAACCCGTGAACGCCGTGGCGCGGCACGAAGGCGAAGTCCCCCGACCCAGCGATGACCACCTCGTCACCCAGCGTCAGCGCCACCGATCCCTCAAGGACGTAGAAAGATTCGGTGAAACCGGTGTGGTAGTGCGCCCCAGCCCTGCCGTCGGGGGTGATGTCCACCTCGAACAACCCGAACTCGCCGCCGGTGACGTCCCCGGTCGCCACCAACAGTGGCCCCAGACCGTCCGATGTCGCACGAGGCTGCTCGGTCCTGCTGCGGAAGCTCAGCGATGGATCGGTAGGTGCGGTCACGTGCTTTCCTTTGGCGTTGCTGTCGTGATGGACGTCCCTTTCGGGAGTCCCAGCGCCGTGCGTCACGCTACGCCGGTCACATCCAAGGGGGAAGCACTTCCTCGGTCACCGGCGGGTTTGGCGCTCGGCCCGGCCCGTCCTGGCATGGACGCGGGATACCCTCGCACCATGGCACCATCGGTCAGCGCCGCCGAGACCAGCGCAGGGCTGGTCACCCCCCGGGAAACGTGTGACGACTGTGGGTTCGACTCGATGCGTTGGTCTCGCCAGGATGCCATCCGCACCGTCGAAAAGGCCGAGTGGCTGACGGCCTTGGCCGTGGAGCGGTTGCCGGATGGTGTCTGGCTCACCCGGCCCGATCGGTCGATGCCGGCGATCGGCGAACACGTGGACCATCTGGCCTCGGTGATGGCGACCTGGTTGATGCGTGCCGAGCTCTTGGTCGATGCGCTCGGAATCGATGTCGCCGAGTCTCCCGAGCAGCCGATCATCGGCGATGGTGCCAACCTCGATCGTGCGAACTCGCTGGAGGCGTTGCGGGTCATGGCCAGCCGTCACGGTGCGTACCTGCGGTCGGTCGATGAAGCGACCTGGGCCAACGCGATCACCGTCGGTGGCGAGTCGTTCTCGCTGGACTGGGGCGTGCGCCACAGCGCTCACGAGGTGATGCACCACCTGTGGGCCATCGCTGGTGTGCGCCAGCGGCTGGGCGACGTGTTGACGCTTGGGGGAGGCACGGTGGCATCGCTGCATGCAAGCGGTGGTGGTGTGCCCAAACCTGAGATTCCGTCGGCCGAGATCGATGTCGGCGGGGTTGTCGGCGATGCCCAGGCGGCCCGCCAGTATCACGGGCGGCCGTGGCAGGCGTTGTGTCTGTGGTCCACCGAAGTGGTCGAGGCGTGGGCCGCGGAGGGGCATCCGATCTTCCCCGGTGCCGCTGGGGAAAACCTCAGCCTGAGCGGTCTCGACTGGTCACAGATTCGGGCCGGTCTCATCGTGCAGGTTGGCGACATGACGGCCCGCGTGTCCGCTCCGGCGGTGCCATGCACCAAGAACAGCCGCTGGTTTTCCGATCGGGATCACCGACGCCTGGGCCACGACGTCAGCCCGGGTCGCGCTCGCTGGTACGCCAGCGTCCTCACCCCCGGGCGGGTGGAGCCGGGCGATCCGGTGAGCGTCCATTCCGGCGGCTGACTCGCCCGTCGATGGTGGGCAAAGTGAATGCTGTCTCGACGCCACGTTCAGGCCGCCGTGGAAGCAGCGCATGAAGGCGGTTTGCTCCCAGGTCGTCTCCGCCAAGGGAAGCGCGCCATCCTCATCACCGTCAGCCCACAGGCACTGGACCTGAGCATCGAGAAGCCAGTCGGTTCCGAACAGCGTGCTGCCGGACGCCAGGATCGCCCTTCCGTGTTCCACCTCGGACCGGGCACCCTCGAGGCCGCCTCGTCGCAGCGCCAGCCGTGAGCGCAGCGCCAGCCGTGAGCGCAGCGCCAGGAAGTAAGGCCTGAAGTTCATGCTGTCGGCGTCGTCGATGTCGGCCAGGCCGGCCTCGATGTCGGCGTCCGCCTCGTCGTGGGCACCGCGGTAGACGTGCAGCGACGCTGGGATCGCCAGGCCCAGCCTGCTGATGTGGTCGCCTATCTCGCTGGGCGCGACGAACGCTCGTGGCCCGATGCTGAGCGGTTCGATCCGGACCGGTTCGAGGACCCGACCGATCACCAGCGCGGGCTCGCCCGCCAGGCGTGGGTTCCCTTCGGCCGGGGACCGCACATGTGGTTCGGCTTTGCGTTGGCTCAGATGGAGCTGTCTATCGTGCTGTCGCGGCTGGTTCAGGCGCTGGACATCACGATCGTCGCTCGGACCATGCCCCGACCGGTCGGCACCTGGTCAATCGCCCGTCCGGCGGCGTCGTCGTGCGGGGACGATGTCAGATTTGGCGCCGTCGACGGTCGATCCAACCGATGGCTCAACCGCTGCGGCACTGGTCGTCAGCCGGCGGAACCGAGGGTCGCTGGTGGCGTTTCAGGTGCGGGGTATCGACCGAGCGGTCGCGGGGACGAGGTACCGGCGCGCACGTCCATGCCGGACCTTGTGTCGCCGGCGACGGAGCGGCCGCAGGACCGCACTACAACTCCACGGGTGGTGCGGTCGTTGGACCGTCCACTGAGGTCTGGCTGGACTTCACAGTCCGGCCCGACGGGACCGCGTTGGCAGTCGCGCTGGTTCCCTTCGTCGTCCCGCCCGGTGCGCGCTCGATCGTGATCCATGCGATGGCGAGGATGCCAAACGGGATGGCCGGGGCTCGCCTGGCCTGTCTGCCGCTCCAGCTCTGAACATTGCGTCGGATGCGCGCCGAGGTGGGCGGCGTGCGGGCTTCAGATGCGAGAGAGGGCAGCACTGGGTCGATGAGAGTGGTCAGGCGCTGATCCAGGGTCCGCCGCCGCCGAGCCGGTCGATCTCGACACGCACGATCACCGAGGTACCAGGCGGTGGCCCTCGTCGATCATCCCACGATCCCAGCGGTCGCGGTCCTGGTCGCCCAGACGGACCGGCAATCCGTCGACGTCGGTGCGGGCAGGCCGACGTGACTCGGTGAGCAGGAGGAATGCCAGCAGGCCGACGACCCCAGGTTCGTCCGGCATCAGCTCGGTGAGCAGCCGGGCCAGCCGGATCGCTTCGGCGGCCAGCTCGGTTCGGACCAAACTGGGGCCGGAGGTGGCGGTGTGCCCTTCGTTGTAGATGAGGTAGATCGTGGCCATCACGGCGCCGAGGCGGTCGGGGAGTTCGTGGTCGGCCGGTATCCGGTAGGCGATGTGGTTGTGGCGGATCTTGCGCTTGGCCCGCACCAGGCGCTGGGCCATGGTGGCCGCGGGCACCAGAAAGGCCCGGGCGATCTCGTCGGTCTGCAACCCCCCGAGCAACCGCAGGGTGAGCGCTACTTGCGTGTCGGGCGCCAGGGCCGGGTGACAGCACAGGAAGATCAGCCGCAACTGATCGTCCGCGACCACGTCGGTGTCGCCCA
Coding sequences within it:
- a CDS encoding MOSC domain-containing protein, translated to MAPSVSAAETSAGLVTPRETCDDCGFDSMRWSRQDAIRTVEKAEWLTALAVERLPDGVWLTRPDRSMPAIGEHVDHLASVMATWLMRAELLVDALGIDVAESPEQPIIGDGANLDRANSLEALRVMASRHGAYLRSVDEATWANAITVGGESFSLDWGVRHSAHEVMHHLWAIAGVRQRLGDVLTLGGGTVASLHASGGGVPKPEIPSAEIDVGGVVGDAQAARQYHGRPWQALCLWSTEVVEAWAAEGHPIFPGAAGENLSLSGLDWSQIRAGLIVQVGDMTARVSAPAVPCTKNSRWFSDRDHRRLGHDVSPGRARWYASVLTPGRVEPGDPVSVHSGG
- a CDS encoding sigma-70 family RNA polymerase sigma factor, translated to MVRVLGDIDLAEDAVGEAFAIAAQRWPDSGIPPNPGAWITTTARNRGIDHVRREAKRPQHHRAAHHLATIATDQPDPPVIDELGDTDVVADDQLRLIFLCCHPALAPDTQVALTLRLLGGLQTDEIARAFLVPAATMAQRLVRAKRKIRHNHIAYRIPADHELPDRLGAVMATIYLIYNEGHTATSGPSLVRTELAAEAIRLARLLTELMPDEPGVVGLLAFLLLTESRRPARTDVDGLPVRLGDQDRDRWDRGMIDEGHRLVPR
- a CDS encoding cupin domain-containing protein, whose protein sequence is MTAPTDPSLSFRSRTEQPRATSDGLGPLLVATGDVTGGEFGLFEVDITPDGRAGAHYHTGFTESFYVLEGSVALTLGDEVVIAGSGDFAFVPRHGVHGFANASEDEPARMLILFTPGVAREEYFRELIELHVNDPDPTPEQIDAVAARHDQVNLRDRDGFLAPGS
- a CDS encoding cytochrome P450; this translates as MGTAVDVQRRWDRQAQPADVVAYLAGRDERSWPDAERFDPDRFEDPTDHQRGLARQAWVPFGRGPHMWFGFALAQMELSIVLSRLVQALDITIVARTMPRPVGTWSIARPAASSCGDDVRFGAVDGRSNRWLNRCGTGRQPAEPRVAGGVSGAGYRPSGRGDEVPARTSMPDLVSPATERPQDRTTTPRVVRSLDRPLRSGWTSQSGPTGPRWQSRWFPSSSRPVRARS
- a CDS encoding sucrase ferredoxin, with product MAPFSCARAAMERSEAIFATASGVRRWLLVEVRGPWGHNAALDSDLGDFVDKAWLATNKERGIRTLNVRRNLRRASAGDSSTNGRAGDGGVELIYIDPAVPGGRAGRTWHRVVDGLPDVAAATADLPGVARSGEPEGWTSWDRPLTLVCTHGRHDSCCATFGRPTIRHLRESRWADSAWETSHVGGDRFAANLVLLPDSLYFGRCDPESAEAVLEAYEDGRIHLSNYRGRSTLGFTQQAAEYFVRTEVGLDRLDAVGGVHRLEQPKRGDGASTLRFRVATGRGTADGHPRSIDDVVGYDVTLERTTQPSPTPLTCKGNDGVSYPVYRLVDLTESSENDAADRPAGEGSTAPTG